GCCCGGCGGTTTTGCCACCAGCACGACTCGTCGTGCTCGTTGCAGACAGGGCGCTCCTCGCCGTAGCTGATGGTGGTCATCCGGTTGGGATCGATCCCCAGGTTGATCAGGAAATTTTTGGAAGAACGCGCGCGCCGGTCGCCCAAGGCGAGGTTATACTCGTTGGTCCCCCGTTCGTCGCAGTGGCCTTCGATCGTCGCACTTCCGGAGCTGGACTTCATCACCCCGGCGTTGTTTTCGAGGGTGGTGACCTGGTCGTCGCGGACGTTGGATTTGTCGAAATCGTAATAAACCGTTTTTAACCCCTTTGCGGGGGGCGGTTGTTCATAGGAGGTGGCCGGCGCCTTTTTGTTCTGGCAGGCGGCCAAAGCCATGATTCCCAACATCCCGGCCGCCAGCCACAGGTTTCGTTTCATCATAATGAGAACCCTCCTTTCAAAAATTAATCGGTGATAAAATCCGCCCGGCGGTTTTCCCACCA
The window above is part of the Deltaproteobacteria bacterium genome. Proteins encoded here:
- the pal gene encoding peptidoglycan-associated lipoprotein Pal; the protein is MMKRNLWLAAGMLGIMALAACQNKKAPATSYEQPPPAKGLKTVYYDFDKSNVRDDQVTTLENNAGVMKSSSGSATIEGHCDERGTNEYNLALGDRRARSSKNFLINLGIDPNRMTTISYGEERPVCNEHDESCWWQNRRAYFAK